Proteins from a genomic interval of Sporolactobacillus sp. Y61:
- the rplX gene encoding 50S ribosomal protein L24 — MHVKKGDKVQVISGKDKGKQGVILTAYPSKERVVVEGVNVVKKHSKPSQAAPQGGILEHEAPIHVSNVMLVDPKTNEPTRVGHKIVDGKKVRVSKKSGEVID, encoded by the coding sequence TTGCATGTGAAAAAGGGCGATAAAGTCCAGGTGATTTCCGGAAAAGACAAGGGCAAGCAGGGTGTGATCCTCACAGCTTATCCTTCAAAAGAACGTGTCGTTGTTGAAGGGGTCAATGTGGTCAAGAAACATTCAAAACCCTCACAGGCGGCTCCGCAGGGCGGAATTCTGGAACATGAAGCGCCGATCCACGTTTCAAATGTTATGCTCGTTGATCCGAAAACGAATGAACCTACGCGAGTGGGCCACAAGATAGTAGATGGCAAGAAAGTACGTGTATCCAAAAAATCAGGCGAAGTCATCGACTGA
- the rplN gene encoding 50S ribosomal protein L14 — protein sequence MIQQESRLKVADNSGAREVLTIKVLGGSGRKTANIGDVIVGSVKQATPGGVVKKGEVVKAVIVRTKQGVRRTDGSYISFDENAVVLIRDDKSPRGTRIFGPVARELREGQFMKIVSLAPEVL from the coding sequence ATGATTCAGCAGGAAAGCCGCTTAAAGGTTGCCGATAACTCCGGTGCCCGTGAAGTACTGACCATTAAAGTGCTTGGAGGTTCCGGACGTAAGACAGCGAATATCGGCGACGTCATTGTTGGTTCTGTAAAACAGGCAACACCAGGTGGCGTTGTTAAGAAGGGCGAAGTTGTCAAAGCGGTTATCGTCCGTACAAAACAAGGCGTGCGCAGGACAGACGGATCGTACATCAGCTTTGATGAAAATGCGGTTGTTCTGATTCGCGATGATAAGAGTCCGCGTGGAACACGAATCTTCGGGCCGGTAGCACGTGAACTTCGTGAAGGACAGTTCATGAAGATCGTTTCACTCGCACCGGAAGTATTGTAA
- the rpsC gene encoding 30S ribosomal protein S3 — MGQKINPIGFRIGVIRDWESKWYADKKNYAKYLHEDIRIRKYIEDRLKDAAVSSIELERAANRINITIKTAKPGMVIGKGGSEVETLRKALNNLTGKRVHVNIFEIKHADLDARLVAENIAKQLESRISWRRAQKQTLQRAMRAGAKGIKTQCAGRLGGADMARTEDYSEGTVPLHTLRADIDYGTAEADTTYGKIGVKVWIYRGEVLPTKGTDNKEGGR; from the coding sequence GTGGGTCAGAAAATTAATCCTATAGGTTTCAGAATCGGAGTGATCCGTGACTGGGAATCCAAATGGTATGCTGATAAGAAGAACTATGCAAAATATCTTCACGAAGATATCAGAATCCGTAAATATATTGAAGACAGGCTGAAGGATGCAGCCGTATCATCCATTGAACTGGAACGTGCCGCAAACCGGATCAATATTACGATCAAAACGGCGAAACCCGGAATGGTCATCGGTAAGGGTGGCTCAGAAGTTGAAACGCTTCGCAAAGCACTGAATAACCTGACCGGCAAACGTGTTCACGTCAACATATTCGAAATCAAGCATGCGGATCTTGATGCCAGACTGGTTGCGGAAAACATTGCGAAACAGCTGGAAAGCCGTATCTCCTGGAGACGTGCCCAGAAACAGACCTTGCAGAGAGCCATGAGGGCCGGTGCCAAGGGGATTAAAACACAGTGTGCCGGACGTCTGGGTGGTGCTGATATGGCACGAACAGAGGATTACAGTGAAGGAACTGTACCGCTTCACACACTTCGCGCTGATATTGACTACGGTACTGCAGAAGCAGATACAACATATGGTAAAATCGGCGTTAAAGTTTGGATCTATCGCGGGGAAGTCCTTCCGACGAAAGGAACAGACAATAAGGAAGGAGGAAGATAA
- a CDS encoding type Z 30S ribosomal protein S14, translated as MAKKSMLVSAHRPKKFKVQEYTRCERCGRPHSVLRKFKLCRICFRELAHKGQIPGVRKSSW; from the coding sequence TTGGCAAAAAAATCGATGCTTGTATCCGCACACCGTCCGAAAAAATTCAAAGTGCAGGAATACACGCGCTGTGAGCGCTGCGGACGTCCTCATTCGGTACTGAGAAAGTTCAAGTTATGCAGGATCTGCTTTCGTGAACTGGCTCATAAGGGACAGATTCCCGGCGTCAGAAAATCCAGCTGGTAA
- the rpsS gene encoding 30S ribosomal protein S19, with the protein MSRSLKKGPFVDDHLMKKVAALNDKDQKRVIKTWSRRSTIFPDFIGHTIAVYDGRKHVPVYITEDMVGHKLGEFAPTRTYRGHVSFDKRTSVR; encoded by the coding sequence ATGAGCCGAAGCTTGAAAAAAGGACCTTTTGTCGACGATCACCTGATGAAGAAAGTCGCTGCACTGAATGATAAGGATCAAAAAAGAGTCATTAAAACCTGGTCAAGAAGGTCAACGATATTCCCCGACTTTATTGGCCATACCATCGCTGTTTATGATGGCCGCAAACATGTGCCGGTTTACATTACAGAAGATATGGTTGGACATAAACTGGGTGAATTTGCACCGACAAGAACGTACCGCGGACATGTATCTTTCGATAAGAGAACAAGCGTTCGTTAA
- the rpsQ gene encoding 30S ribosomal protein S17 yields MAEDIRNNARKVLVGRVVSDKMDKTITVLVETSKKHKLYGKHVKYSKKFKAHDENNQAKAGDIVEIMETRPLSKDKRFRLVKIVEESVII; encoded by the coding sequence ATGGCTGAAGACATACGTAACAATGCCCGTAAAGTTCTGGTTGGTCGTGTTGTTTCAGACAAAATGGATAAAACCATTACAGTTCTGGTTGAGACATCAAAGAAACATAAACTCTACGGCAAACATGTCAAGTATTCAAAGAAGTTTAAAGCGCATGATGAAAATAATCAGGCAAAAGCCGGCGATATCGTTGAAATCATGGAAACTCGCCCGCTTTCGAAAGATAAACGTTTTCGTCTCGTTAAAATTGTTGAGGAATCCGTCATTATCTGA
- the rplE gene encoding 50S ribosomal protein L5 has product MGRFKEKYEKEVVPALIDKFKYTSIMQVPSIEKVVINMGVGDAVHNSKVLDSAVEDLTALSGQKPVITRAKKSIAAFKLREGVAIGAKVTLRRDRMYDFLDKLITVALPRVRDFRGISKKSFDGRGNYTLGIREQLIFPEIDYDKVDKVRGMDIVIVTTAKTDEEASALLTLLGMPFAK; this is encoded by the coding sequence ATGGGCCGTTTCAAAGAAAAGTATGAAAAAGAAGTTGTCCCGGCATTAATTGACAAGTTCAAATATACATCGATTATGCAGGTTCCATCGATTGAGAAAGTTGTTATCAATATGGGTGTTGGCGATGCTGTTCATAATTCTAAGGTTCTGGACAGTGCCGTTGAAGATCTGACTGCATTGTCTGGTCAGAAACCGGTAATTACCCGTGCGAAGAAATCTATTGCGGCATTTAAACTGCGTGAAGGCGTGGCAATCGGTGCCAAAGTGACCCTCAGGAGGGACCGTATGTATGACTTCCTGGATAAACTGATTACTGTTGCCCTGCCGCGTGTCCGTGATTTCCGCGGGATCTCAAAGAAATCTTTTGATGGTCGGGGTAATTACACGCTTGGCATTCGTGAACAGCTGATTTTCCCTGAAATTGATTACGACAAGGTAGACAAGGTCCGCGGTATGGATATTGTCATTGTGACTACTGCGAAGACTGATGAAGAAGCGTCGGCGCTGCTGACTCTGCTCGGCATGCCCTTTGCAAAATAA
- the rplP gene encoding 50S ribosomal protein L16: MLMPKRVKFRRQHRGRMHGKTKAGATVTFGEYGLQALESSWITSRQIEASRIAMTRFMKRGGKVWIKIFPQKSYTKKPLDVRMGSGKGAPEGWVAVVKPGRILFEVGGINEEVANEALRLAGHKLPIKTKIVKREEVGGDANEG; this comes from the coding sequence ATGTTAATGCCAAAACGTGTAAAATTCCGCAGACAGCATCGTGGCAGAATGCATGGTAAGACCAAAGCCGGTGCTACGGTAACATTCGGTGAATACGGACTTCAGGCACTGGAATCCTCGTGGATTACCAGCCGCCAGATTGAAGCATCCCGTATCGCTATGACGCGTTTCATGAAACGTGGCGGAAAAGTATGGATCAAAATCTTCCCGCAGAAATCTTATACCAAAAAACCACTGGACGTCCGCATGGGTTCCGGTAAAGGTGCTCCTGAAGGATGGGTTGCAGTCGTTAAACCTGGCCGCATACTCTTTGAAGTGGGCGGCATCAATGAAGAAGTAGCCAATGAAGCTTTGAGACTCGCAGGCCACAAACTTCCGATCAAAACGAAGATTGTGAAACGCGAAGAAGTGGGTGGTGACGCAAATGAAGGCTGA
- the rpmC gene encoding 50S ribosomal protein L29, translated as MKAEELRNLSTAEVEKNVKTLKEELFNLRFQLATGQLENTARIREVRKSIARAKTILRERELNVQNG; from the coding sequence ATGAAGGCTGAAGAACTTCGTAATTTATCCACTGCCGAGGTTGAAAAAAATGTGAAGACGCTGAAAGAAGAATTATTTAATCTGCGTTTCCAGCTTGCAACCGGACAATTGGAAAACACTGCCCGCATACGTGAAGTGAGAAAATCCATTGCTCGTGCGAAAACGATTTTGCGTGAACGTGAACTGAATGTTCAAAACGGCTGA
- the rplF gene encoding 50S ribosomal protein L6, which produces MSRIGLKPTAIPDGVTVIIDGQNVTVKGPKGELSRTFHPDMIIKQENNEVKVERPDDSNKHRALHGTTSSLISNMVEGVTKGYVKNLELVGVGYRANIKGKNLVLNVGYSHPVEIVPEQGIELNVEGNNKISVQGIDKQRVGEVAANIRSVRAPEPYKGKGIRYEGEHVRRKEGKTGKK; this is translated from the coding sequence ATGTCCCGTATTGGATTAAAACCGACGGCCATTCCGGATGGCGTAACGGTTATTATAGACGGTCAGAATGTGACGGTTAAAGGACCGAAAGGGGAACTGTCCCGTACATTTCATCCGGATATGATCATTAAACAGGAGAATAATGAAGTGAAGGTCGAAAGGCCGGATGATTCAAATAAGCATCGTGCGCTGCATGGCACGACAAGCAGTCTGATCAGCAATATGGTTGAAGGTGTAACCAAAGGTTATGTCAAAAATCTTGAGCTGGTGGGAGTTGGTTACCGGGCGAATATTAAAGGTAAAAATCTTGTTCTTAATGTCGGCTATTCTCACCCGGTAGAAATTGTTCCGGAACAGGGCATTGAACTGAATGTAGAAGGCAACAACAAGATCAGTGTCCAGGGTATTGATAAGCAGCGTGTCGGTGAAGTAGCTGCTAATATCCGTTCTGTCCGTGCCCCTGAACCTTACAAGGGCAAGGGTATTCGCTATGAAGGCGAACATGTCCGTCGCAAGGAAGGAAAAACAGGTAAGAAATAA
- the rplV gene encoding 50S ribosomal protein L22, translating to MQAKAVARQIRIAPRKARLVIDLIRGKEVGYALAVLQNTQRAASPIIEKVLKSAIANAEHNYDMDTSDLYVEKAYVDEGATLKRFRPRAQGRASKINKRTSHITVIVSEKKEG from the coding sequence ATGCAAGCAAAAGCTGTTGCCAGACAAATTCGAATTGCTCCCCGTAAGGCGCGTCTTGTTATCGATCTTATCAGGGGAAAAGAGGTCGGCTATGCTCTGGCAGTTCTGCAGAACACGCAGCGAGCCGCTTCTCCGATCATTGAAAAAGTACTGAAATCTGCTATTGCTAATGCAGAACACAATTATGATATGGATACCAGTGACCTGTATGTTGAAAAAGCTTATGTGGATGAAGGCGCAACGCTCAAACGCTTCCGTCCGCGTGCTCAGGGACGTGCAAGCAAAATTAACAAACGTACGAGTCACATCACGGTTATCGTATCAGAAAAGAAGGAGGGATAA
- the rpsH gene encoding 30S ribosomal protein S8 — protein MVMTDPIADMLTRIRNANIVRHAQIELPGSRVKREIAEILKREGFIKNVEYIDDDKQGVLRLFLKYGSNKERVISGLKRISKPGLRVYAKADEVPKVLGGLGIAIVSTSKGIVTDKEARQQNVGGEVLAYIW, from the coding sequence ATGGTCATGACAGATCCTATTGCAGATATGCTGACCCGTATTCGTAATGCGAACATTGTTCGTCATGCGCAGATTGAGCTGCCAGGTTCCAGAGTCAAAAGAGAAATAGCTGAGATCCTCAAACGTGAAGGTTTCATCAAAAATGTTGAGTATATAGATGATGACAAACAGGGTGTACTCCGCCTCTTTCTGAAGTACGGCAGTAACAAAGAACGCGTCATTTCAGGCCTTAAGAGAATCAGTAAACCTGGTCTGCGTGTTTATGCTAAAGCTGACGAAGTGCCTAAGGTACTTGGTGGTCTCGGCATCGCCATCGTCTCCACATCAAAAGGCATTGTAACGGATAAAGAAGCCCGCCAGCAGAATGTAGGCGGAGAGGTTCTCGCCTACATCTGGTAA